A stretch of DNA from Deinococcus aerius:
TACTCGTCCATTGGACATGACCCGCGGGAATGGGAGAACCCTACCGTGGCCGAACTGCACCGCCGCGGCCTGCGGTGGGCGGCCAGGGTCCGGCCGTGAGCCTTCGCTGGGGGTTTCTGGGTGCCTCCCGCATCGGCAACGTGCTCGCACCCGCCATGAAGGCGGCGGGGCAACGGTTGGTCGGCGTCGCGGCCCGAGACCCGGAGCGCGCGGCGGCGTATGCGGGAAAGCACGGCTTCGTTCGGGCACACGACACCTACGAGGCGTTGCTGAACGACCCCGAGATCGACGCCATCTACAACGCGCTGCCCAACGACCTCCATTTCCCCTGGAGCGTAAAGGCCCTCCAGGCTGGAAAGCACGTGCTGTGCGAGAAGCCCTTCATGCTCAACGCGGACGAGGTGCTGCGGGTCATGGAGGTGCAGCGCCAGGCGGGCCGGGTGATCATGGAGGCCTTCGTGTACCGGCACCACCCGCAGTTTGGCCGGGCGCTGGCGGCCATAGCGCGGGGCGAACTGGGGGAATTGCGAACCGCCACCGCCTACTACCGCTTCCGCATGACCAACCCCGGCGACTACCGCTGGAACCCCGCGCGGGGCGGGGGGGCGCTGTACGACGTGGGCTGCTATTGCGTCAGCGCGCTGCGCCTGCTGCTGGGCCGCGAGCCG
This window harbors:
- a CDS encoding Gfo/Idh/MocA family protein — translated: MSLRWGFLGASRIGNVLAPAMKAAGQRLVGVAARDPERAAAYAGKHGFVRAHDTYEALLNDPEIDAIYNALPNDLHFPWSVKALQAGKHVLCEKPFMLNADEVLRVMEVQRQAGRVIMEAFVYRHHPQFGRALAAIARGELGELRTATAYYRFRMTNPGDYRWNPARGGGALYDVGCYCVSALRLLLGREPRRVSASLHDVGGIDATLVGWLDFGGGFTAHFDCSVEASGGQHLSLVGSGATLSLDVPYGSHQRTTTLQIGEQTEVYDPTDPYEAMVAHFAAAALEGAELRWGLPDALAQARVLDALFGSARTGRVLEVPQPEPRT